The Komagataella phaffii GS115 chromosome 4, complete sequence genome includes the window GTCAACGGTGACCCCTTCAATGACTCTTGGGGACGTCCCCAGAGGGATGGACCAGGACTTCGTGCACTATCCGTGGCCAACTATATTGATCTGCTGGATAAGCTGGGAATTCagaaagattcagaaaGACTCTCATTCATCTACAATGAAGTATTGAAGCCAGATCTCACTTATGTCACCCTCTATTGGGACCACGATGGATTTGACCTGTGGGAAGAGACTAATGGATTGCATTTTTTCACTAGTTTGACTCAACTGAAGGCTCTTAGAAGAGGTATTGAACTGGCTCTCAGGTTTGAGGACTACGAATTCCATCGTGACCTGAAGAATGCTTATGCCCAACTAAGAAACTTTATTGTTGGTAGAGACTCTGGATTCCAAGATCCTCGTTTCCCTCATATCATTGAGCACCCTAATTTGGTAGACGCTCCAGCCCATATTAGAAGAAATGGTTTAGATATCGCAACCATCATTGCTGCGCTGAGATCTCACGATGTTGATGATGCAGGCGATATAGTCAACATCCCGTTTGGCGTGGACAATGCAAGGGTCCTCAATTCCCTGACCTATTTGGTTAATGACATGAAGTTCCGGTATCCACTCAACCAGGGTCGTATCGTCCCTGGTTTAACTCTAGGAATGGCCTTAGGAAGATATCCTGAAGACACCTACAACGGTGTTGGTACCAGTGAAGGAAATCCATGGTTCATTTCAACTTCCAGTGCAGGTGAACTCATCTACAAGCTGTTGTATTTGCAATACAAATATCAACAAGACTTCGTGATAGATTCTTCCAATAGGGAATTCTACGAAATGTTTTTGGATCTGCCCAAAGACTCTGCTCGTGGAATTCAAATTCGCATACCTTTCGGAAGCGACACCTATCGTGCACTGTCCGTTTCTTTGATCCAATATGCGGATTCCTTCTTGGACGTGATCAGGGAACATGTGGATAACGAAGGTCAAATGAGTGAACAATTTAACAGGTACAATGGTTATATGCAAGGAGCCGAGAAATTAACTTGGAGTTTTGGTTCTGTTTGGAGTTGTCTCCGTTGGAGGAACAGAATACTAAACTTACTTGCAACAATTAATGAATAGGGTGTAGGTTTTGGACATGAATACTATTGGTAGATGATAAAGAGTGAGGTCGTAGCTTGTAGTAACTGTAATCGTTAAGGGGTGTTCTTGATGATCTTGTATTTGGGAGAGTGGCAGAGTGAAATTCAGAGGCTGGACTATGCAGATCCCAGGAAGATGCCTCAAGATCATTCGTTGCAGAAACTCATCTCAAAGGTTTCCTCTTTCACCCCACATGCCGCCCCGCGTGCATTGTACATCGGTTTGTCGCGACCCTCCTTTCCTCACAAATTCACTTACATTCAACATCCGGCATCGTATCACCGATACGGAGTTCCCGCGCACTCAATTCGGTCCCGACGCTGCCCGTTCAACATCTCGCAACACCTGTGCAACACCTTTGACCTTTTAATCCTCTAaaattttttccaatcaAACATAACATTACAATGATGCACTCAGTCTCAAAAAGAGTAAGTAGCCCTTCAATTTTCGTGGCgttttgaacaattctTGCTAACCAAAAAAGACTCTGGCCTCTTCCCGTTTTTTCACTCGTTCTTTGGCTACAACCATTGGCGACAATTTTGGCCCCAAGAAGTACGGAGGAAAGTACACGGTTACCTTGATCCCTGGTGATGGTATTGGTAAGGAGATCACCGACTCTGTCAAGACTATCTTTGAGCACCAAAGAGTTCCAATCGAGTGGGAGCAGGTTGACGTGTCTGGTGTTGATTCCGACAAGGCCAAGATTGACGAGGCTGTCCTTTCcttgaagagaaacaaaattgGTTTGAAGGGTATCTTGCACACCCCAAACACCCCGGTCAACAAGTCATTGAACGTTGCTTTGAGAAAGGAATTAGATATTTTTGCCTCGTTGGTCTTGATCAAGAACATTCCAGGTGTTGAGACTGCCTTGAAAGACATTGACATGGTTTTGGTTCGTGAGAACACTGAAGGTGAATACTCTGGATTGGAGCACCAGTCTGTTCCAGGTGTTGTTGAATCACTGAAGATTATCTCCAAGTACAAGACCGAGAGAATTGCCAAATTTGCCTTTGACTTCGCCAAGAAGAACGACAGAAAGCTGGTCACTGCAATTCACAAGGCAAACATCATGAAGCTGGCCGACGGTTTATTCAGACAGACCGTCAAGGAGGTCGGTGTCGACTACCCCGGTATCGAAGTCAAGGACATGATTGTTGACAATGCCTCCATGCAGGCTGTCTCATGGCCTCAGCAGTTCGACGTCCTGGTTACTCCCAACTTGTACGGTTCCATTCTTTCCAACATTGGAGCTGCACTGATCGGTGGTCCTGGCCTGGTTCCAGGTGCCAACTTCGGTAGAGAGCACGCTGTTTTCGAGCCAGGTTGTAGACACGTCGGACTTGACATCAAGGACAAGAATGTAGCCAACCCAACTGCTATGATTCTCTCTGCCACTATGCTCTTGAGACATCTTGGACTAGACGCCCATGCCGATGCTATCTCATCCGCTACTTACGCCGTATTAGCTGAAGGTTCCGTGAGAACCCCAGACATTGGAGGGTCAAGCACCACCACGGACTTTACTGAGGCTATTCTGAAGCAATTGGACTAGAGATCTAGCCCTCCTACAATAGATCATGATCATAAAGGAACAAGAATCAAATGAACGAATTTTACATCTTTACCTCATCACCGCGATCCCCATCGTCTCTATCAAAGTCCTCCCTCTCTCGTAGTATTAGATATTCCTCATCTTTCTTCCTTGCCTTGTTTCACCTTTTAACCCGCCTAATTCCCTCTAACCAAATAAGCATCCGATGTCCTACGTATCGGACGTCGAGTTTTATCTGAAATTGCAGAAGACGCAGTTTAAGACCCCAATTGAGGCCGTCAAGCGCAACTTCAAGGCGATTCAGAAACTCATTGAGAAGCAGTCCGCCCTTTTGTCCAGGCACTTGATCCAATTGAAGGAGCTGGAATTGAACGGCCAGCTCAGCAAGGAGATCCAAAGGGAGAGAATAGCAGTGCTAATCAACATCCAAACTCGATTTCATGACAAGCTCGTCACTAGAGTTGAAGAGCATAACGATTACGTCCAGCGATTAGAAATCAGGCTGCAAAGATTCAAGGACCTGGAAAAGATCCTTGAAAAGGGTAAAAACAGCTCGTCTGATTTTGGCGATGACTTTTTGGCATGGACTAGAGATCAAATTAACCTTTTGATAGGCTGCTacttgatgaagaatttgatcaacttCAATGGGGACATATCTCAGAATAACCCAGGACTCGAATTGCTGAAGCATTTGAAACTCGATAAACTCATTGATCATGATGTCATCTTGAAAGGGATATCGATTTACCAGAAGATCAGAtatgaaaaagatttgagTGTGTTAATTGACTGGTGCAATGAGAACAAGAAGATACtgaaatcaatgaaaacgTCCTCGACCTCGGTAGACGACTCCAATACGACTCAGAAGGACCAGTATCGTACAAGCttagattttgaaacattttACCAAAACTTTATAGAACTGATCAAGGAAGACAAGATTTATGAGGCCTTGATTATTGCCAAAGAACACTTGATGCCACAGGCTGGCCCGGAAGTACCTTCCACAAGTAATTCCGCAACAACATCATCGGCTACGTCTTACTCGGACAAAACTCCAAAGTACGACAGcacttttgagaaattcaaaaagtcGGCTGGTTTGCTTGTTTTTGGATCATTAGATATAGATGAACTCTTTGGGTTGTCTGGTTCTAAAGTCAATAGCAGCAGAAAGGATTCCCTTACTAACTCTGCGATGTCAGTATATGACACCTTTTCAAACAGTTACAATCAAATTAATAATAACCTTAAGCCCTTCAAGGAGCTCTTAAATGACGAAAAGTGGATTCAATTGGcagattttttcatctaCAACTATAATCACATTTATGGAATTGACCAGAGCCTAGAGCTAATAGTCATGCTAAGTGTCGGAATTACGTCTCTCAAAACTCATAGTTGCAATGGATTCAAGAATTATTCTAAACATGATTTCCAAGACCCTCAGGTTACATTTCAAGATGTATTGCATAATATCGAAGAATCCAATGACATAAGCAACGCCAAAAGTGAACTGAGTATCAACGATCTCAATAAATGCCCCATATGTTCGCTTGAGCTATACGAGATTGCACAACATTTGCCATATTCTCATCAAACCAAGAGTAATATATATGAGAATCCGGTAAAGCTGCCTAATGGACACATTTAccaattggagaaacttttgaaaatgaacgaagcatttgaaaaaccAGAGATTGAAAACCTCGATGAGATGTACATCAAAGATCCTTTGACTAATGAGATGTTCAAAAGGTcagaacttcaaaagatttttcCTACTTAATTTTCCTTGGTTTTCCAATTCTCTGgtacttttcaaaaacgTACATGCGAGCCTTTCTATTCGTAGGAGGTCTTGTTGTCTCTTTCTTGCCACCAACCGTTGTTCTATGGTGGTATTCCGGATAAATGTCCCAATAGAAAGCACCAGATCGCTGCACTTTATAGTCAATTGAGTCTCTGGCCAAATCTCTTACTTGCCACGATTGGTAGGGTTCCCCTTCGAAAAGTGAGACTACAACTTTGCTGTCTTTGGCTTCCGTTGCCTTTTTGGGGGAAGGTTTATGttcgtcatcttcatcatattcaaagtcatcatTGTGTTCTTGAAGTTGTGTGTAGTGGACCGGGATTGATTCTTGTGGTGGGAGTGAACGTTTGACGACTTTGTAAAAATCTTCacaagattggaaaaacttAGCCAACAGCTTTTGGTGGGCTATTGTATTTCTTTCTATATCCTTAATACCAGTACCAAGATGAGGAAAGTTGAAGACAATGTAGTTCACCATGGAAGTCCAACCTCTCAGTCGACTCATATTCTCTTTACGGCTATTGAGCTTAAAGCTACCCACAAGATCTTGGGCATCTATGTCATGGAGAACTAGCACGTTACTATCCCGAAGGAACTTCAAGGTATCCTGAACGTTAGAGCCTGAGTACTTAGAAAGGGTATCGGCCTCGCTGTCCAAAGATGTTGCGATAAGATTCTCAGGTTTCACGTACGATTGAGCTACTAGACTTTTGGCAAAGGTAAAATCACCTTCTCCAACAAGAATAACTTTGTCATCCTGTTTGAAAGGCTGGAATTTCTGATGTAATGGAATATCCTGTAAAGGTTTCTTCAATGGGTCGTCTTTGGAACTGGGAGAATCTCCAAGCTTGGGACGACTGTTAGCAACTGTTTTCGGTTTGGTGACCTTGGAAGCCAGTAAATGTCTTGCGAGAGCACCTGCAAGTCCCTTCCTGTTCGGCTTTTTACTCAGATTTTTCCTAGCCATGCTTCTCTTGCGAGGTATCTCTAAAGAAATTTTTCCTCCAAGAAAAGTTTCGCTGTATTGTCAAAATTAGTAATGCAGGAGAAAAATTGTTCCAGAACGGAACAATGCAAATTCAAAACTGCTTAAAGTAGTGTGCATTGCAATAACAATGTTCCGCGATGTCTCCGTCTTTTTGGTGATAAAGTTTGTTGTCGCTCTTATGATCAGTGATCGGCTTTAACTCTGTTTTATCATATCCATCTTTCTAGTTAAGAGTACTTCGCTGGTTTTGTCAAGAAGTCACCATGGGAAGGGTTGATGGGTCGAAACGGATCCGGCGCTCCTACAACTGCGGACCGTGCAAAAGACAAAAGATAAAGTGTGACACGAACTTGCCCTGTAGTAACTGTGTGAAATACAAAAGAGTCGCCAAATGTTACCAAGAGCCGCCTAACCCGCCAACAGAAAAGGAGGTCCTATTGAAACTTAGGAAGAAACGGCGCCTAGAGTCGAAAGATACCGTTCTGTTGCCAGAGGTACCCTCGATAGGGTATCCCAAAATTGAGCCCGAGGTACAGCAAGCTTCCGGCAGTATCAATAATACCCCTATTATTCCAGATCAGGTCCCTGTTGTGCATAGCATGCCCCTATCTATGCGGCTAGCACAGCAGATTCCTGTAATTCAGACACCTGTCGAAATGTTGGTTTCTGATCGGCAACCAAGTAGCAGTTTATCGTCGCGTTCTGAAAACTGCAGTGGTGGTCCACTCATTCCTCCTCAGCTCTCTTATTCAGATAGCCAGGCATCTGATAGACTTCCGCAAGCAATGTCAAGTTTCCAGTCAGACGATATATTGGTGGGTTCCACGCTTACGGAGATTGATTCTCGAAACATCAATACCACCATCCAGTTGTTAAAGAACTTGTCGAGAAAGGGTCTTCCCAGCCCTGACGCCATACGTTGGGCCTttgatatctttttcaacaatgtcaaCTTTATATATGGTGGCATTTCGAAGGCTGTAGTAGAAAAAAAGTTGGCAGTGTTCCTCCAGACTTACGAAGACGACTCGTTAGTCGATCAGCTGGACTTCGATTTCATATCTTTCGTTTATTCGGTTCTATGTGTTTCATTAATGGTTGGTCATGGCACAGAAGGATCAGCTCCTGTGATCAACCGGTTACAAGACAGGTACAATATGTCCCGACTTGCCCTCGTTGACAACTTTTTCATAAAGTCACGAACTggtttgtttcttctgaaccttttgaaaacaacaCTGGTCGTTGACAAGGTTCAAACCCTTCTCACTCTAATGCACACGTCTATGGTCAGTAAAGtcttctttttgatggCGAGCCCTCGAAGGGATGATtactttgaacaattgTTGAATAATGTATCTTTGATCCTGTTGAGACAGTTGGGCAATAAAGCAACCTACAACGAGGAAAATCTACCAGGAATTGGGTTTGATCTAgtacttcaagaaaaaatgaaGTGCTGGTGGTGGACTTGTCAGGACGATACGGAGAACGCTTTGTTATTTTTCAGGAAACCTTTGTTGCGTAGTTTTGATAGTCAGGTACCCTTCCCACTGAATATCGATTTGGACGACAGTAAAGTTACTTCTTACGATAATATCTACGCCTATAATAATGTGGGGTACCATTTCATTAAAGTCAAGTCACTAAAGATTCTCAACAAGCTATTTTATGTGAAAAGTATAATCGACAGCTGCCAACAAAAACATTCGTCATGCGACTGCTTCCGCAGTCTTTCATTGTTGAGAACAATGGTTCGAATAGATTTGGAGTTGAGAGAGCAAAGTAAGATCCCTAGCATATTCTTACTAGACGACAGCGACCCAGAGGTTTTGAAACTGGATGAGAAGCGACAAATACAAAGAGCCTTCCAACGATTTTTAATTGTGCAACATCTTTGCCTGTACCGTTTCAAACTATATCAATACAGTTGCAGATTCAATAATGGTTTGATGAATACTATTTGCAAAATactgattcttcaactatTATGGATGTTGGAGTATCAAATTGACCATTATCCCTTTTCACCAAAAACAGCGGTGTACTACAGGCTGGCTGTTCCTCGCATGGTGTTTAATGTCCTGACTGGGTTTTCGTTTATCGGTATTACCGGAGCCACCTTGACTGTAAGGGAACGATACTGGACTAAGAGAGTAATGCGAAAGGCAACAGCGTTTCTGGCGAACCTAATCAATGACGGTTACGAGTTTACTACTCCTAAAGCCAGTCTTATTTTGCTAGAGCGAGTCAACGCTTACTTAAAGGGCCAGGGACCTAATTATGACATCGATTTTGACGAGCAGGAGGCGTTCATTAAAGAAATGGAGGAGTTGAGGACCTCTGGTGGATATGAGAACAGATACTCATATTCAGGAACCGATGAAACACCCAGAGATCCGGGTTGCCTGTTTCTTCCCATTGCTTTAAATAAATGGCACTTTGATGTGCTAGACTGCCTGAGGATATACGGTACTCAGGAAGATCTGGAATCTAAATTATTAAGTGTTCAGCAATTGGTGTTACAATGTTGCATGAAGCACAGTGGCATGACTCCAGACATGGTCTTTGCAACGGAAGTAGCTCAGAAGCCGACCTTCGAAGACGACATAGTTTGTGATGATATTGACGCTTATGCCCAGGGGGGTGATTGTCTAGATTATTGTTACACGCCAAGCAATTACTCCAGAACTTTAGAAATTCATGGCAAGATTGCTACCTTACAACGAGAGCTGGGGCTATGCTATAATATTCTCGGAATTTTGGACCGTTTTTCCGATTAAGGTTTTTAGCTCCATTGCGCCAACCCCCGCTCTCCAGACTCCTTCGTTATCCAGCATTCAGCATGGACAGgttcaaaaaataaaattTCTTGATATGGGTCCACTTCAAACATGCGCCTACCTgtaggaaaaaaaaagagaacatAAATATGCCGCGAACAGAAAACGTAATGTACTGTTCTATATATAAACTGTTCAGATCAATCATAAATTCTCagtttcaaactttccGCTCAGCCAGATTTTATTCGTAAAGAACGCATCATTGGCTCTATGTTGAAGGATCAGTTCTTGTTATGGGTTGCTTTGATAGCGAGCGTACCGGTTTCCGGCGTGATGGCAGCTCCTAGCGAGTCCGGGCATAACACGGTTGAAAAACGAGATGCCAAAAACGTTGTTGGCGTTCAACAGTTGGACTTCAGCGTTCTGAGGGGTGATTCCTTCGAAAGTGCCTCTTCAGAGAACGTGCCTCGGCTTGTGAGGAGAGATGACACGCTAGAAGCTGAGCTAATCAACCAGCAATCATTCTACTTGTCACGACTGAAAGTTGGATCACATCAAGCGGATATTGGAATCCTAGTGGACACAGGATCCTCTGATTTATGGGTAATGGACTCGGTAAACCCATACTGCAGTAGCCGTTCCCGCGTGAAGAGAGATATACACGATGAGAAGATCGCCGAATGGGATCCCATCAAtctcaagaaaaatgaaacttcTCAGAATAAAAATTTTTGGGATTGGCTCGTTGGAACTAGCACTAGTTCTCCTTCCACCGCCACGGCAACTGGTAGTGGTAGTGGTAGTGGTAGTGGTAGTGGTAGTGGTAGTGCTGCCACAGCCGTATCGGTAAGTTCTGCACAGGCAACATTGGATTGCTCTACGTATGGAACGTTTGATCACGCTGATTCCTCGACGTTCCATGACAATAATACAGACTTTTTCATCTCATACGCTGATACCACTTTTGCTTCAGGAATCTGGGGTTATGACGACGTCATTATCGACGGCATAGAGGTGAAAGAACTTTCCTTCGCCGTTGCAGACATGACCAATTCCTCTATTGGTGTGTTAGGTATTGGACTGAAAGGCCTAGAATCCACATATGCTAGTGCATCTTCGGTCAGTGAAATGTATCAGTATGACAATTTGCCAGCCAAGATGGTCACCGATGGGTTGATCAACAAAAATGCATACTCCTTGTACTTGAACTCCAAGGACGCCTCAAGTGGTTCCATCCTCTTTGGAGGTGTGGATCATGAAAAATATTCGGGACAATTGTTGACAGTTCCAGTCATCAACACACTCGCTTCCAGTGGTTACAGAGAGGCAATTCGTTTACAAATTACTTTAAATGGAATAGATGTGAAAAAGGGTTCTGACCAGGGAACTCTTTTACAAGGGAGATTTGCTGCATTATTGGACTCTGGAGCTACGCTAACGTATGCTCCTTCTTCTGTTTTAAATTCAATTGGCCGGAACCTGGGCGGCTCCTATGATTCGTCAAGACAAGCTTATACCATTCGTTGTGTTTCTGCATCAGATACCACTTCTCTGGTATTCAATTTTGGGGGTGCTACAGTGGAAGTTTCCCTGTACGATCTACAGATTGCAACATATTACACCGGGGGAAGTGCCACGCAATGTCTTATTGGAATATTCAGCTCTGGAAGTGATGAGTTTGTGCTCGGTGATACCTTCTTGAGGTCAGCCTACGTGGTTTACGATCTTGATGGGCTTGAAGTGTCGCTTGCCCAAGCCAACTTCAACGAAACCGATTCTGATGTTGAGGCTATTACCTCCAGTGTACCTTCCGCTACTCGTGCATCCGGATACAGTTCTACATGGTCTGGTTCTGCCAGCGGTACAGTTTACACTTCGGTTCAGATGGAATCCGGTGCTGCTTCCAGCTCCAACTCTTCTGGATCGAATATGGGttcctcttcctcatcGTCCTCTTCATCGTCCTCGACTTCCAGTGGAGACGAAGAAGGAGGGAGCTCCGCCAACAGGGTCCCCTTCAGCTACCTTTCTCTCTGTTTGGTAGTTATTCTCGGCGTGTGTATAGTATAGTATAAAAGGGCCTACATTGGATAGGCTTCAACATTCCTCAATAAAcaaacatccaacatcgCGCATTCCGCATTTCGCATTTCACATTTCGCGCCTGCCTTCCTTTAGGTTCTTTGAATCATCATCAATCGTCGCCGTCTACATCAGAGCAGGACTTATCTTTGCCTTCCCCAAAAATTGCCACTCCGTCAAATAGATTCTTTTGAATCCTTGACTATTTTTGCCTAAATAGGTTTTTGTTagtttttcttcaaagccCAAAAGAAACTCTATTTAGATTCATCCAGAaacaatctttttctcACCCCATTTCGAAGTGCCGTGGAGCACAGACATAAAAAGATGACTACCGTTCAACCTACAGGGCCAGACAGGCTCACCCTGCCGCATATTCTACTGGAATTCAACGATGGCTCCTCGCAGCATGCAGTGATCGAGCTAAGCATGAACGAGGGGATTAATATATCCACCCATGAGTGGAATCCATCCACTAATGAGCAATCGCCACGGGAAGAGAGAGCACCACCCCAACAATCCAATCCATCGCATCATCCAGAATCATCGAACATAGCTACTCAAAGTCCCGCTCAGGAAACCGAGACTCAGCCCGGCATTCCAGGACTAGATAGGCCTGCCTTTGATACCTCGGCAACGGGGTCGTCAGAACAGGTTGACCCAGTACAGGGAAGGATCCTGGATGATATTATAGGCCAATCATTAAGGACTTCCGAAGAAGACGATACCGAATCCCGCCAGAGACCACGAGACCAGAAGA containing:
- a CDS encoding Aspartic protease, attached to the plasma membrane via a glycosylphosphatidylinositol (GPI) anchor; translated protein: MLKDQFLLWVALIASVPVSGVMAAPSESGHNTVEKRDAKNVVGVQQLDFSVLRGDSFESASSENVPRLVRRDDTLEAELINQQSFYLSRLKVGSHQADIGILVDTGSSDLWVMDSVNPYCSSRSRVKRDIHDEKIAEWDPINLKKNETSQNKNFWDWLVGTSTSSPSTATATGSGSGSGSGSGSGSAATAVSVSSAQATLDCSTYGTFDHADSSTFHDNNTDFFISYADTTFASGIWGYDDVIIDGIEVKELSFAVADMTNSSIGVLGIGLKGLESTYASASSVSEMYQYDNLPAKMVTDGLINKNAYSLYLNSKDASSGSILFGGVDHEKYSGQLLTVPVINTLASSGYREAIRLQITLNGIDVKKGSDQGTLLQGRFAALLDSGATLTYAPSSVLNSIGRNLGGSYDSSRQAYTIRCVSASDTTSLVFNFGGATVEVSLYDLQIATYYTGGSATQCLIGIFSSGSDEFVLGDTFLRSAYVVYDLDGLEVSLAQANFNETDSDVEAITSSVPSATRASGYSSTWSGSASGTVYTSVQMESGAASSSNSSGSNMGSSSSSSSSSSSTSSGDEEGGSSANRVPFSYLSLCLVVILGVCIV
- a CDS encoding Subunit of mitochondrial NAD(+)-dependent isocitrate dehydrogenase yields the protein MMHSVSKRTLASSRFFTRSLATTIGDNFGPKKYGGKYTVTLIPGDGIGKEITDSVKTIFEHQRVPIEWEQVDVSGVDSDKAKIDEAVLSLKRNKIGLKGILHTPNTPVNKSLNVALRKELDIFASLVLIKNIPGVETALKDIDMVLVRENTEGEYSGLEHQSVPGVVESLKIISKYKTERIAKFAFDFAKKNDRKLVTAIHKANIMKLADGLFRQTVKEVGVDYPGIEVKDMIVDNASMQAVSWPQQFDVLVTPNLYGSILSNIGAALIGGPGLVPGANFGREHAVFEPGCRHVGLDIKDKNVANPTAMILSATMLLRHLGLDAHADAISSATYAVLAEGSVRTPDIGGSSTTTDFTEAILKQLD
- a CDS encoding Intracellular sporulation-specific glucoamylase involved in glycogen degradation; this translates as MKLLDGLTISLCISMATSLVLPGFDQLRLQQQNVLSLLPKEKIQIQTLSEIWSYVDCAIASLGPKEIVIDSDLSILKPVQASSIPRSEFNQWLLYQRNVSFHGVLNNIGGYGYNADNVSVGCIIASPSKSSPNYFYQWVRDSAITINTVIEYLYDDNIDDSIDKSELLEAIDGYINNIHHLQRQDNRSGKFKDGYASLGEPKFMVNGDPFNDSWGRPQRDGPGLRALSVANYIDLLDKLGIQKDSERLSFIYNEVLKPDLTYVTLYWDHDGFDLWEETNGLHFFTSLTQLKALRRGIELALRFEDYEFHRDLKNAYAQLRNFIVGRDSGFQDPRFPHIIEHPNLVDAPAHIRRNGLDIATIIAALRSHDVDDAGDIVNIPFGVDNARVLNSLTYLVNDMKFRYPLNQGRIVPGLTLGMALGRYPEDTYNGVGTSEGNPWFISTSSAGELIYKLLYLQYKYQQDFVIDSSNREFYEMFLDLPKDSARGIQIRIPFGSDTYRALSVSLIQYADSFLDVIREHVDNEGQMSEQFNRYNGYMQGAEKLTWSFGSVWSCLRWRNRILNLLATINE